A region of the Aethina tumida isolate Nest 87 chromosome 3, icAetTumi1.1, whole genome shotgun sequence genome:
TCAATGTGGGTCAGTGTTAATGAGTAAAGATGATCTCTATTTTCCACGAATTGACGACATTCGACAACAAACGTTGGTCGTTGCCAAAACTGCTCTGACGTTAACTGAAATCGATTTTTTGGAATCAAATTTTCGAAAAAGAGTCTGATCATCAATCAAAAATGTAGTTTCAAGGTGATTTCGAAACAGAGATTGAATTCTCATTCCCATCATTTATTGGCCGTGACTTACTTTGTACAATTCGGACATTTTTCTGAATAAACTTTCACTTGGTCTAACTGGAATTGCACCCCAATGTCCAATGCACCGATGATTTTCATGTACGTTCACAATCCTTGAGTCGAGCTGAACGTTTCCTCGTTGCAAAGTTAAAAATGTGGCTCgcattgtttgtttattaaaagaatatagtTATGGTTGGTCTGGGTggtataaaactttattacgactgtaatttgaattaattaacaacaggTACACATTAGCTTCCTGGTTAGATCAGTATCGATTTGCTGAACCGttttgttttcagtttttaataatatcccaataaattatgaaacgaGCACGAAGCTGCCAgaaatttaattggacattgtaataaataaacgcaCTTGAAGGTGTCAGAAACAATTAGTTtgggattattttatttttacaccgTACGCTTTGGTTTTGCTGGCAATATTTCTTCTTCCATTTTTAATCCGGTGCCAAATGAGTAGgagcaattttaaatataaacattacaaTTTCATGGATAGTAAAAGATTAACAACACcactttttctaaaaatagtcTTTATGTGTTTACCTTATACAAGgtgattcaattaatttattttcgacacaaaatatttttcaagtgatatcaactttgttattttctatgaaacactctgtatatttttaggattttaaattctgtatttatacaaaatattttaacataattaaagtgaatgttaaaaattctttaatttatataagtatttcctatacataaaatgaaaattaacacTCATTTTTCTATGTATTAAATaccctgtataaaaattaaaagtactgATAATGGTTCCCCGTAGAAAAATCTTTAGTTAACGTATATACCAAAAATGAAGTTTCTAACATCAAAATTGGTAACTTTACaggtattttaattagatcatctgaatctgtcaaaattattagaaaaaattaataattcaaaaactattggattTAGGTATAAGATATtgtatagccattttatttggaatcacacgtagaatttaaaaatacaaaatatacagggtgttccattaaaaataaccaagtTCCAGTGAATAAGTGAGGTAAATCATTCAGTATACATAAAGTCAATGTTGCGTTTCATTAATGGCATCAACCTGATTTTTGTGGCAGGTCAGGTTTGCATGTTCACGGAAGTGGTGTGGAATTTTGCATATTCCTTCATTTTGCTCTGACCTTCCGACACTTATTTCAATGTTTAAGGGCATCGACTTTACACTAAGGTCGCCCCAGTGGAACCGCTGAATTTGGCAGTGGTTCCTTTCTTCTATCGAATCAGTTAGGTAACAGTGGTCGTAATTATGCAGTTGCAGCAATGTGTTTAGGTAACAGGATATTCGAACAATCGGAGACCTTGCTTCGCAACCTGGACcagaaaattacattaattttgaactgCGGTTAACATCTGGGTTATTCCTCAATTTCTATTAAtccaatgtgttatttaagcGTCCGCATTTATGTGGTAATTAAACGTGAACCGTGTCCAACGTAAGTCTGTCAGCGCCGCCGATTTTTAGACGTGGTGGACGTGGCCAAGCGGTTTCAAAGAGGACTTCAAAGGACGAGCGGAATAACGAATGTGGCGTCGCATTCAGGTTAACCGCCTCTCCCGTCACTCCGTTTGCTGCAAATGGGGCTAAACAGAAATACATTTACTCCTCCATCGGctcataaataatacattcttTATTGCACTCCGGAACACCTGaacaaatacttcaaattGAGTTTCCAtgaatttcaattaacaaatttaacagTTAGATTTACTCAGCTTTAAtggctttttaatatttcctcaAACACAAACAATAAAGCGGATTCCAAAGAAGATCTGTCTATTCTAATTAGTAATGAGTTCGATTGTTTTTTGTAATTGCGTCACACGCGTAAACACACAACGAGCAATTGGATCTAAACAAACCAGTTTAGCTGAGAGCAAAACTGTTCTAAGAAACGGCGCAGAGCGGGTATAAAACGCGACGCGAATCCGACACCGATTCGCATTACAACATCAGATTCGTTACgtgcaacaacaacaaataattgttcaaagaTATCTTCACTTTTGCACATGTGACGGTCTTTCCGATTCTGTGATTGTGAAAGTGACTTGGAAATTCGGCCTCGGCaccatgaaaaaaattaaaagggtaactaccatattttatttatgttgggTTACATTAGATTTGAGTCTGGTGAGgcaaaaaagacaaaaacctacattttatttttatttaccaatAATTAACATACACAATTAAGTAGTTTTTAAAAGTGAAGAATCAACATCGTTTGCATCAGTTTTTGAAGTTACCCCATTGGTTAGAGGCACGCCTCACCACCCCTATCATTGAAACAATAGTTTTACCTTAAAGCGCATGCGCAGTGTTAGAACCAAAtagaaactttcaaaatttatttaagaaacaaaGAGGCACATTTAAATGTGCCTCAGGAGAACTTACACAAAATATCTTtcctaatttaatgtaaaatatataattgcttgtttcattttacaacatattacccttagaataaatactaaactatattccaatatacttaattaaaataaaagaaggggaaaactaaattatttaataagaaatataatttatttatttttcatggcATTCCAAATAGGATCCATTCCAACGAACGTGATCAAAACAAATTAGAAAGGTCcaagttcagtttttttttataaaaacatttacacgtgtgattttgttgttgttattgttattgatgTGGTCGGTCCCATGTAATTAAATCTGTTTTTGTTAAATCGGGTTATTGGACCTGAATAATTGggttaatattgaattaatcaacaaataacatataatatcCCGAATATTTGTTTGTGACTCTTGTTTTTCCAATTCAGTtggaatttgttattaaattgtttattctcACCGTTTTAATATCCAGTTAACGTCTTGCAAAATAAGTCCGGCACTTCAATtagagttttttaattttgcaccGGTTTACATTCTAATTAGCCGGTTGCAAATTAAATTGCCGATTCGTACTTGAACTAGAAAACGTTACAAAATCGCCCGATCGAatgaaattagtttggcaaccGTCCATAAAAATCGACACGTGCCGAATTGGTTTTGTTAATCGGCTCCACCAAATTCCAGATATACTTGCACTGCAAGAAGGGCAAGGACGAACTGTCGATGCTAGTGGCGGCAAAAACATCCGGGGCCACCCCGCTTGTCATCGCCTGCAGGAACGGCCACTACGATGTCGCGGAGTACCTCATCGACCGCTGCCAGGCGGACATCGAACAACCCGGATCAGGTAACTACATCTCCAACATTAGCCTCCCTTTATTACTCAACTAActgtttgtttgtttcagtGATGTTTGACGGGGAGACGATAGAGGGTGCGCCCCCGCTGTGGTGTGCGGCCGCGGCCGGCCACCTCGAGATCGTCAAGCTGCTGATCACGCACGGCGCCAAGGTGAACTCGACGACGCGCACCAACTCCACCCCACTGCGTGCCGCCTGCTTCGACGGCCACCTGGACATCGTCAAGTATCTGGTGGCGCACGGAGCCGACGTCGAGGTGGCCAACCGGCACGGCCACACGTGTCTCATGATCGCCTGCTACAAAGGTCACCTCAAAATTGCCCGTTACTTACTCGGGTTGGGCGCCAGCGTCAACAGGAAGAGTGTCAAAGGCAACACAGCCCTCCACGACTGCGCCGAGTCCGGCAGTCTGGACATACTCAAGCTGCTCATCGAGCACGGCGCCAGGATGGACGTCGATTCCTAtggtaataaatcatattccaacgcttaattaaaaactgtttattccgtagtacatacaaaatattgtGTAACACATAACACAGATGGGAAAatacagtaataaaattagcaatGAAAACacacaaataacaaaaaattcaattgcAACTTTAATTATCTGAGCGTTCACGATAAAAACCAGATTGTTTCTTTGTACTTTTGCGTCGGATTGGATTGTTTCGCGTCGTTACCAGACGCCTTTTTTACTGCCAATCCCGCCATCCAAGGCGATTCATCATTTTATACGTGGCCATTTACGCAGCAGACTTGTTGTTCAAAACGGGGGTTGGCCACCCCCCAAtagcacacacacacacacacacacacacatatacgTGTCCGTGAAACAGCAGAcggttttattagtttattatctCCAAAGGCAAACACGCACCACCATGTTACGCTGATGTCTGGACCCTTCAATTTCGCTAATGTATTACTCGTTGGTTGCAGGAATGACGCCACTGCTGGCGGCCGCCGTCACCGGCCACAACCACAtcgtagaatatttaattaaactgccGCATCTCGTATCGAGGTGGGACAGGATCGACGCCTTAGAACTGTTGGGCGCCACCTGTGTAGATAAGAAACGTGATATGATCGGGGCGCTGGAACTGTGGCGGAGGGCGATGCACGAACGGTATTACGGCGACGGACGACCCATATACAAGAGGGTCACCCAAAAGGTGGCCGCCTACGATTACACGGTCGAAATTACCGATCCGGAGGCGTTGGACGACCTGATGGCGGACCCGGACGAGATGAGGATGCAGGCGTTGGTGATGCGGGAGCGGATCCTCGGACCTGCCCACCCCGACACCAGCTACTACATTAGGTATAGGGGCGCCGTGTACGCGGACGCCGGCAAATTTAATCGGTAAGCATCAACAGTACATCAGTTTAAATTGTCTTTGACGCTTTGTTTCGCATGGCAGATGCATTGAATTGTGGAACTACGCTTTGGACATGCAACAGTCGATGCTGGAACGTCTGAACCCGATGACCCAGAGCAGTCTGTTCTCCTTCACGGAGCTGTTCTCGTTCATGATGGGCGAGGAGGGCAAACACACGACCAGGGGGAGACTGGTGCCTCCCGTGGACGTGCAGGAAATACTCAGGGTCTTCAAGAAGGCGGTCCAAGAGGTGGAGTACGGCCACCAGATGCTCGAGAAGATCAACAGCATCAACAGAGACATGACCTATTTAACGAGAGTGTTAGTGATCACGTTACACTTAGCCTGCCTGCTGACCAGGCTGCTGGACCACCACACGAAATCGGAGGACGTCACCAAGGAGATCCACAAGGCCATCTACCGGCtggtgaatttaaaaatcaaagccAGATACGGAAGGACGGCCCTGCACTTGGCCTGTTGTCGAGACGTGGCGCTTCTGGGACGCTACCCCGCCTGTCAGTTCCCGTCGTCGCACCTGGCCGAAGTGCTGTTGAAAGTGGGCGCCGACCCGAACCAAAAGGACGAAGAGGGCAACACGCCCCTCCATCTGGCCGCGATGGCGAAGCCGTGTCCGGCCAGCGTCGCCCAAATCCTGCTCGACAACGGCGCCCACATAGACGCCGTCAACAACCAAGGCGACACCTTCTCCACGTTACTTAAGGAACAGCAAGTCCACGAACTTGTAAATATTGCCAAATACACAAGACTGAGCTGCATCTCCGCAAGAGTTAtccaacaatttaaaataccctACCGTGGTGTGGTGCCAGCAGCTTTGGAATCCTTCATTGCAAACCACTgaatttgtgatttatttttaacgtaaACGTACACATGTTTGTCGGAAACTACAATAATACTATTTGCAACGTTTTACACACCCCTCAGACCTGCTCAGACGACGACGTTCCAAACCCAAACCCAAACCCAAACGAAATCACACGCATTAGATATTGATTAGTGCTGTAGCGCGggaaatgtaacaaaaatacaaCCCTAATAACTAACCAAACAACCAAAACGTTACTCTGCCACTTTTACGTTCTAAAAAAAGTCGGTTTCAgttcaaaatcaatttattttcttttgtatttttgagCATTTCAAACGAATAAtatgtgataataatttaaattaaatccggGTATtggcaaatatttttactttgtcATTATCTAAATATACGTACAAAAATCGGTGTTCTGTCCTTCCTTTGAAATAGATGATAAATAGAtagatatatatatgtatgtataaacctcaagatatttatatatatatcgaCCAAATTTTACTTcactttaaacaaacaattttgataatagAAGGCGACgccaaaattagtaaattagtgttgttgaacaaaaaaaaattaaatgtttttcgtTGATCGgttcagtttaaataaaaggGATTAAATACCACGtggtattattattgaatctaCCGCGTGGTAATTAATGcgtttattaaatcattactCGTTTAGgcacaaaataaatagtttaaattgtaGCTAGGTAAATGTTTGtatgtttataatatcaaaaatattgtttgttctAATTGAGTCTCTCTTTCTCTGTAAACAATTTTGCTTAGAACAAATGATgtgtttgtttttagtattttaaattgataaagtgTGATTTATGAGTGCTATTTACAACTATATAGGCTAtatgaattttgttatatattattaaataaaaaattgtaaagaatTTACCCAAGCCTTTCATTCATTCTAttctaatctaatctaattaaataaaacacaactcATTACATTatctaatgtaatttatttaaaaaaattaatgttacattaatattatttaatcattttatatattagatttgtacaacgaattcataaaaaaactaaaaaactaaGTCAAAAATGAAATGGTAAACGATCAAACATCCACAAAACACCGGAAACTATTTAATGATCCAGTCAATTCATAAGGTACCCTCAAATTCAACCAAGGAAaccaattcaatgtaatagtCTTGCTTCGATCACCCTCCCGTCAATACGTGCTCTGTCCAAACTTTCTAAAAATCCATTAAGGAAAACAATCAATCGGGCAAAAGGATGATAAATAAAAGGTGCGACTGACTGACAACAGTGACAAGTACAGCTAAGTGGTAAATTCAAGAAGAAAGGATACTGATAGCTCTCTCGGTTTGCCAAGGGGCGGCAAATTCGACCGCTATCTTGCCCAGGCCTTGTTCCTCGAACAAGATAATGTCGCCAAACTCACTGACCTTCTCGTGCAACAACTTATAATTCAACATGGGAGGAAGCTAGAATACGATCGATACGTtaacaaacacacacacacacacaccgcTAAAGGGGCTAATAGCGACGATGGCCACTTACATTGCTGATCAACATTTTCCTGTTGAACGAACCCCCActcatatttttgttgtcgGTTTGCGGGGACCGCATCATGTTATTCCCAAAATTGTTCTTCTGCCCGTCGAACGGCTGGTAACCCCCACCGCTACCGCCGCTGCCTCCGCCGCCTCCGCCACCCCCGCGACTCTGATTGTTCTGGTAGGCTTGGTTATAATTGGAGCCCTGATTCGAGTAGTTGTCGGAGCGCGAGAACGGCTGGATGGGGTTGGAGGGCATGTTTTGATTTACATTGCCGGGCCCGGACATTTGGGACTGGTTCTGATGAGCGAGGGAACTGGAAACGAGACTGTTCGCCAACGACAGATCCGTATTCGAAAGGCCGTTACCCAACAGAGAAGTCAGATTGGCCGCCTGCAGCACCGACTGATTGGTCAGAGAGGTCAGGGGATTGTTCAGGGAGGACAGGGCGTTGGCGACCTGCAGCGCCGAATTGGGCACGGCCCCCAGAATGCCGGCACCGATCTGACCACCTTGGTTGCCGGTCACCGACGGCAGATTCACACTGACATTGCGCAACGGTTCCCCGTTCGTTCCCAGACCCATTCCGACCGACTTCAGACCTTCGGGCAGTTTCAGGTTCTCGTTGCCACGGTCCATCCGCACCGTCATGTGACGGTCGAACAGCACCTGATTGTGCAACATCGATATCGCCTGCACCGCCTCCACCGGATGATCGTACTCGATTACGGCAAAACCTCGACTTCTGCCGTCTTTGTCTAGAGGAAAATCGACCTTCTGCACCTTACCGGCCAACCTAAACACCTCCTTCAACTTTTTCTTGTCAATGTTATATTCCAACTGTAAAACAACATTCAGAAAAATTCGGTTAGATCAATTACCCTTTTCGCACTTCAAACCCATTTCCTTTGTGTAATGGTGACAACTTCAACGACTAAACTATTTACTTTCGTTGTTTCTTTTGCCTTCTTTTTAATTGACGACGGACCAACAACAGAAGAGGAAAGGAAACTTTAGCAACATCCACCTTCCTGGCACTAATGATCTATTTGCTTTTTGCTTTTTGGAAATGGACCTTTATGAAACAAACGTTAAATAGTGTTGACCAGTGGCAGTTCGTGAGGTTTGAGCCTGGTGAGGCACATTATATAATGATCACTACGTAAATATTGGTTctttaaatcacaaatatCCCTCTTATACCAAACATCTTCCTTCCCGTGTTAGGTAATCAAATTTATCGTAGCAAGATATATGAAATCCATGGTTTTTTGtccaatattcaaattaggaaTTGGACGGTTTAATTCTTTAACTACAAACACTAGTAATTTAAACAGGAAATACACATTCATTTAACACAAAATCCACCACGTCAACGACATTTCCTTCATATTGTAGCTAAAAATGACGTAGTATTAAAAACCTTTTCAAAACAGAATCCAAAACTGAAGAATCGGT
Encoded here:
- the LOC109604693 gene encoding protein fem-1 homolog CG6966 isoform X2; protein product: MKKIKRIYLHCKKGKDELSMLVAAKTSGATPLVIACRNGHYDVAEYLIDRCQADIEQPGSVMFDGETIEGAPPLWCAAAAGHLEIVKLLITHGAKVNSTTRTNSTPLRAACFDGHLDIVKYLVAHGADVEVANRHGHTCLMIACYKGHLKIARYLLGLGASVNRKSVKGNTALHDCAESGSLDILKLLIEHGARMDVDSYGMTPLLAAAVTGHNHIVEYLIKLPHLVSRWDRIDALELLGATCVDKKRDMIGALELWRRAMHERYYGDGRPIYKRVTQKVAAYDYTVEITDPEALDDLMADPDEMRMQALVMRERILGPAHPDTSYYIRYRGAVYADAGKFNRCIELWNYALDMQQSMLERLNPMTQSSLFSFTELFSFMMGEEGKHTTRGRLVPPVDVQEILRVFKKAVQEVEYGHQMLEKINSINRDMTYLTRVLVITLHLACLLTRLLDHHTKSEDVTKEIHKAIYRLVNLKIKARYGRTALHLACCRDVALLGRYPACQFPSSHLAEVLLKVGADPNQKDEEGNTPLHLAAMAKPCPASVAQILLDNGAHIDAVNNQGDTFSTLLKEQQVHELVNIAKYTRLSCISARVIQQFKIPYRGVVPAALESFIANH
- the LOC109603462 gene encoding myelin expression factor 2 is translated as MSNKDFDEKDRSRERSRRERPSRFSEASRDRSMDRGRDRGSMKSSNNRVYVSNIPYEYRWQDMKDLFRSEVGDVQFVELFVDDNDKPKGCGIVEFSDSVSVKKCLEIMQRYEVKGRKLIVREDSGNQRDKHGNIVGSKRGGGGGGVGGRDDGRYRDERDRFDSHKGIRQDDNSWGNTYGLSPQFLESLNIDAPLCNRVFVANLEYNIDKKKLKEVFRLAGKVQKVDFPLDKDGRSRGFAVIEYDHPVEAVQAISMLHNQVLFDRHMTVRMDRGNENLKLPEGLKSVGMGLGTNGEPLRNVSVNLPSVTGNQGGQIGAGILGAVPNSALQVANALSSLNNPLTSLTNQSVLQAANLTSLLGNGLSNTDLSLANSLVSSSLAHQNQSQMSGPGNVNQNMPSNPIQPFSRSDNYSNQGSNYNQAYQNNQSRGGGGGGGGSGGSGGGYQPFDGQKNNFGNNMMRSPQTDNKNMSGGSFNRKMLISNLPPMLNYKLLHEKVSEFGDIILFEEQGLGKIAVEFAAPWQTERAIKSLDRARIDGRVIEARLLH
- the LOC109604693 gene encoding protein fem-1 homolog CG6966 isoform X1, coding for MDYKSVVYNAARDGNLNRLKIYLHCKKGKDELSMLVAAKTSGATPLVIACRNGHYDVAEYLIDRCQADIEQPGSVMFDGETIEGAPPLWCAAAAGHLEIVKLLITHGAKVNSTTRTNSTPLRAACFDGHLDIVKYLVAHGADVEVANRHGHTCLMIACYKGHLKIARYLLGLGASVNRKSVKGNTALHDCAESGSLDILKLLIEHGARMDVDSYGMTPLLAAAVTGHNHIVEYLIKLPHLVSRWDRIDALELLGATCVDKKRDMIGALELWRRAMHERYYGDGRPIYKRVTQKVAAYDYTVEITDPEALDDLMADPDEMRMQALVMRERILGPAHPDTSYYIRYRGAVYADAGKFNRCIELWNYALDMQQSMLERLNPMTQSSLFSFTELFSFMMGEEGKHTTRGRLVPPVDVQEILRVFKKAVQEVEYGHQMLEKINSINRDMTYLTRVLVITLHLACLLTRLLDHHTKSEDVTKEIHKAIYRLVNLKIKARYGRTALHLACCRDVALLGRYPACQFPSSHLAEVLLKVGADPNQKDEEGNTPLHLAAMAKPCPASVAQILLDNGAHIDAVNNQGDTFSTLLKEQQVHELVNIAKYTRLSCISARVIQQFKIPYRGVVPAALESFIANH